A genome region from Eremothecium gossypii ATCC 10895 chromosome VII, complete sequence includes the following:
- a CDS encoding uncharacterized protein (Non-syntenic homolog of Saccharomyces cerevisiae YMR315W) gives MSSALNIGVVGTGIFAKDTHLPVLASFQDQFRVLAAHNRTKAKAEAFAQEAGISEDKIYDTLDELLADKDVAVIDALVPVQSNVEIVRKAVAAGKPIIIEKPVAATLEQAREVVKIAEATDLPVAIAENWLFLEAGTAVKQKLADIGEVVGFTYNSTGAFLKNNKYLATKWRQRPEHIGGFLSDGGVHQLALLTDVLGQVESVSALAKQVREASGAEDIVFSTLKMKSGAIGTFTYGSAFGSTDKWVFMKIYGTKGSILLDISQKQDVTMKVVRGEYADEISGSETVELQQEQTFGVRGEFMNFHEAVAKKDKSLIRGTPRAAFHHLACVAAFLDSSAQGGNHVKVQEP, from the coding sequence ATGTCGAGTGCTTTGAACATCGGAGTGGTTGGTACCGGTATCTTTGCAAAGGATACGCACCTGCCGGTGCTTGCATCGTTCCAGGACCAGTTCCGGGTGCTTGCGGCGCACAACAGGACGAAAGCCAAGGCAGAGGCGTTTGCACAGGAAGCGGGGATTTCTGAGGACAAGATCTATGACACCCTAGACGAGCTACTGGCCGACAAGGATGTTGCGGTGATTGATGCGCTTGTGCCTGTTCAGTCGAACGTGGAAATTGTGCGAAAGGCGGTCGCGGCCGGGAAGCCGATCATCATTGAGAAGCCCGTGGCTGCGACGCTGGAGCAGGCCAGGGAGGTGGTGAAGATCGCGGAGGCCACGGACTTGCCAGTTGCGATTGCAGAGAACTGGCTGTTCCTGGAGGCCGGCACGGCAGTGAAGCAGAAGCTCGCGGACATCGGCGAGGTGGTGGGGTTCACGTACAATAGCACCGGGGCGTTTTTGAAGAACAACAAGTACCTGGCGACCAAGTGGAGACAGCGCCCGGAGCACATAGGGGGCTTCCTGTCGGACGGCGGTGTCCAccagctggcgctgctgaCCGATGTGCTGGGCCAGGTGGAGTCTGTGTCTGCGTTGGCCAAACAGGTGCGCGAGGCCTCCGGCGCGGAGGACATTGTGTTCTCGACGCTGAAGATGAAGTCTGGGGCGATCGGGACCTTCACTTACGGCTCGGCCTTCGGCAGTACCGACAAGTGGGTGTTCATGAAGATATATGGCACGAAGGGCTCCATCCTGCTGGACATCTCTCAGAAGCAGGATGTCACAATGAAGGTTGTGCGCGGCGAATATGCGGATGAGATCTCGGGCTCGGAGACTGTCGAATTACAGCAGGAGCAGACCTTCGGAGTTCGTGGCGAATTCATGAACTTCCACGAGGCGGTTGCCAAGAAGGACAAGTCATTGATCAGAGGCACGCCAAGAGCGGCATTTCACCACTTAGCATGCGTGGCCGCCTTCCTAGACTCCTCCGCCCAGGGTGGCAACCACGTAAAGGTGCAGGAACCCTGA
- a CDS encoding AGR404Wp (NOHBY746; No homolog in Saccharomyces cerevisiae), with amino-acid sequence MPLALPITSPLLAEHFALVHQIFHCYRCSPASGWDIKIGSSCANLHSAPSRTTPQGPPLPLVLGSFLLCPAIMYLNTEYRLRRIGKFCGLTCRVSVHDYIMCRAISVPCWGGIVDQPFIQRTIPDVFVERKGLGYHLRPTGPGSKIKNSSCANKGSCYILSD; translated from the coding sequence ATGCCGCTTGCTCTGCCAATAACCAGCCCCCTACTAGCCGAGCATTTTGCCTTAGTCCACCAGATATTCCATTGTTATCGTTGCTCGCCAGCCTCGGGCTGGGACATAAAGATCGGAAGCTCCTGTGCAAACCTGCACAGCGCGCCTTCGAGAACTACTCCGCAGGGACCCCCCCTCCCATTAGTCCTTGGCAGTTTTTTGCTTTGTCCCGCGATAATGTATCTAAATACAGAATATCGATTACGGCGAATAGGCAAGTTTTGTGGTCTGACATGCCGAGTGTCAGTTCATGATTACATAATGTGTCGTGCCATATCTGTCCCCTGCTGGGGTGGCATTGTTGACCAACCCTTTATTCAGCGAACCATCCCTGACGTGTTTGTCGAACGGAAGGGCTTAGGGTACCACCTACGCCCCACAGGGCCCGGTAGCAAGATTAAAAATAGCAGCTGCGCAAATAAAGGCAGCTGCTATATCCTTTCAGACTAA
- a CDS encoding M3 family metallopeptidase (Non-syntenic homolog of Saccharomyces cerevisiae YCL057W (PRD1); Tandem gene duplication in this genome) → MTKDLLGYWESLVPPQPPPVWNYTATEVIDLAYGLAQKSDAVYESVFSQKDEFTLDNYIWPLLYNDQETDLLWNQLIFLRNVSPDPKVREASLSTGKILDQWVANISSKYDLYTNFEHIWTQYKDDEEFKVTNYELYKYMEKDASYYNRNKRNLTNAESIELGQVTRKISVDTLQFSINLGEETEYITFTEEELEGVSPLVLDQFERIIEGGVKKLKVTFKYPDIGPVLRTATNPETRRKAYVADQNRVAANEQLLFETLDLRRRMAQLRGYKNYAEYNLRDKMAKNEETVIPFLTDLVERLLPVGEKDREILKSKKAEDYKSKNLTFDGEIYAWDNAYYNNKILQEKYQIDPEDMAQYFPIESVIEGMLDTYQTLFRLKFVEVTDPSQKNVWHEDVKQFAVWNIDDEDCPEFQGWIYFDLYPRDGKYSHAANFGMASAFRKKDGSQSYPVTVLVCNLSKPTPTRPALLRPGEITTLFHELGHGIHHLVANNKLAAHNSLGSVPWDFVEAPSQMLEYWTGRRDVLTMLSKHYETGEKIPPSLLDAWFNSSGLGSGLYYLGQLRLGLFDMYVHTREYHGLEVRKLWNDMRREISLINSQNYTSTGYNTFGHIMTGSYSAGYYGYLWSQVFAADMYQTKFKSNPFNSTVGRQYRDTILAPGGLYDMNDNLRKFLGREPNNRAFLRGLGFNATSLSRLLQVESAESVLLPRSDLRELFTI, encoded by the coding sequence ATGACGAAGGATTTACTTGGGTACTGGGAGTCCCTTGTCCCGCCGCAACCACCGCCGGTCTGGAATTATACTGCCACGGAAGTTATAGACCTTGCTTATGGTCTAGCCCAAAAGTCGGACGCTGTGTATGAAAGCGTGTTTTCTCAAAAAGACGAGTTCACTTTGGACAATTATATCTGGCCGCTTCTCTACAATGACCAGGAGACAGATCTCCTCTGGAACCAATTGATATTTCTACGCAATGTCTCGCCTGATCCAAAGGTCCGCGAAGCGTCTTTGAGTACCGGGAAGATTTTGGACCAGTGGGTCGCCAATATTTCATCGAAGTACGACTTGTACACCAACTTTGAACATATATGGACCCAATACAAGGACGACGAAGAGTTCAAAGTGACGAACTACGAGTTGTACAAGTATATGGAGAAGGATGCAAGCTACTATAATCGGAACAAAAGAAACCTCACCAATGCCGAATCGATCGAACTTGGACAGGTGACGAGGAAGATATCTGTGGACACCCTTCAATTCTCCATCAACCTTGGCGAGGAAACCGAATACATCACGTTTACAGAGGAGGAATTAGAAGGCGTGTCCCCCCTGGTGTTGGACCAGTTTGAGAGAATTATTGAGGGTGGGGTTAAAAAGTTGAAGGTCACTTTCAAGTACCCTGACATCGGCCCTGTGTTGCGTACAGCTACGAATCCTGAGACACGCAGGAAAGCGTATGTGGCAGACCAAAATAGGGTGGCTGCTAACGAGCAACTACTATTCGAGACCTTGGATTTGCGGCGGCGGATGGCGCAGCTCCGTGGGTACAAGAATTACGCAGAGTATAATCTACGCGATAAAATGGCGAAAAATGAAGAAACAGTTATCCCGTTTCTCACCGACTTAGTGGAGAGGCTATTACCCGTCGGAGAGAAGGACCGTGAGATATTGAAGAGTAAAAAGGCCGAGGACTACAAGAGCAAGAACCTTACTTTTGATGGGGAAATCTACGCATGGGATAATGCCTACTATAACAACAAGATATTACAAGAAAAGTACCAGATAGATCCTGAAGATATGGCGCAATACTTCCCAATTGAAAGCGTTATTGAAGGAATGCTTGATACATACCAGACGTTGTTCCGCTTGAAGTTTGTGGAAGTAACGGACCCGAGCCAGAAGAACGTGTGGCACGAAGACGTAAAGCAGTTTGCAGTCTGGAACATCGACGATGAGGACTGTCCCGAGTTCCAGGGTTGGATATATTTCGACTTATATCCCCGCGACGGTAAGTACAGTCATGCCGCCAACTTCGGGATGGCTTCTGCCTTCCGTAAAAAGGATGGCTCCCAATCGTACCCGGTTACCGTCTTGGTTTGTAATCTCTCCAAGCCAACACCCACTCGTCCCGCTCTCCTCCGGCCCGGGGAGATCACCACCTTATTTCACGAGTTGGGCCACGGCATACACCACCTCGTTGCAAACAACAAGCTTGCAGCGCACAATTCCCTTGGTTCCGTCCCCTGGGACTTCGTCGAGGCGCCCTCGCAGATGTTGGAGTATTGGACCGGTCGTCGCGACGTTCTAACTATGTTGTCAAAGCACTATGAAACCGGCGAGAAAATCCCGCCCTCCCTTTTGGACGCCTGGTTCAACAGCTCTGGCCTCGGCTCGGGTCTCTATTACTTGGGTCAGCTCCGCCTCGGCCTCTTCGACATGTACGTGCACACCCGCGAATACCACGGCCTGGAAGTGCGAAAGTTATGGAACGATATGCGCAGAGAGATCTCGCTCATCAACAGCCAGAACTACACATCTACCGGTTATAATACTTTCGGGCACATTATGACCGGGAGCTATTCAGCAGGCTACTACGGATATCTCTGGTCCCAGGTGTTCGCGGCAGATATGTACCAGACAAAGTTCAAGAGCAATCCATTCAATTCCACAGTGGGAAGACAATACAGGGACACTATTTTGGCTCCTGGTGGCTTATACGATATGAACGATAATTTGAGAAAGTTCCTAGGACGAGAACCAAATAACAGAGCTTTCCTTCGAGGACTTGGCTTCAATGCAACTTCATTGTCCAGGTTATTGCAGGTCGAATCAGCCGAATCTGTACTCTTGCCGCGCTCGGACTTAAGGGAGCTATTTACTATTTAG
- a CDS encoding M3 family metallopeptidase (Non-syntenic homolog of Saccharomyces cerevisiae YCL057W (PRD1); Tandem gene duplication in this genome): MKDLASLVPPQAAPSWNFSAQDVISLSHQLINQTEAVYHNVLQEKPPTIDNYIMPLIYHEEETDLLWNQLVFLRNVSPDPEIREASKNATSMLDDWIIGLTSKYDLYQHFDEVWAQYKDDEKFKKENFELYRYMEKDADGYRRSGMKVPVENRKRLDEVKSKIAAAELEFSSNLGEEVEYIAFTKEELEGVPDTVLNQFEKIIEGGVEKFKVTFKYPDIGPVLRLASNPETRRRASMADENRVAANEPLLFETLELRRELADLLGFKNFAAYNLDDKMAKNEETVLKFLNDLVEKLLPVGKNDLEILKKKKAEDYKSKNLTFDGEFYSWDTGYYTNKILRERYNVNPDDLAQYFPVESAIEGMLNIYTTLFRLKFVEITDECEKSVWHEDVKQFAVWNIDDEDNPKFQGWLYFDLHPRDGKYGHAANFGMVSAYRKRDGSKSYPVTILVTNFSKPTPTRPALLKLGELTTFFHELGHGIHDLVGSNDLESLNGPGSVPWDFVEAPSQMLEYWTARRDVLTMLSKHYETGEKIPKSLLDAWFSVGGLNSGLANLGQLKLGLFDMYVHTRDYKGAEVRKLWNDLTREIGLMNLKNYTSTGYDSFGHIMAGYAAGYYGYLWSQVFAADMYDTKFKPNPFNATVGVEYRDTILATGGLYDMTDNLRKFLGRDPNNKAFLRGLGLKAR; this comes from the coding sequence ATGAAAGATCTCGCTTCTTTGGTCCCGCCGCAGGCGGCACCATCGTGGAATTTCAGTGCACAAGATGTTATTAGTCTTAGCCATCAATTGATCAACCAAACCGAGGCGGTTTACCACAACGTGTTACAAGAAAAGCCACCAACAATTGACAATTATATCATGCCTCTAATATACCATGAGGAGGAAACAGACCTGCTATGGAACCAGTTGGTGTTTCTCCGCAATGTTTCGCCCGATCCGGAGATTCGTGAAGCGTCGAAGAACGCAACATCCATGCTGGACGACTGGATTATTGGCCTTACGTCAAAGTATGACTTGTATCAGCACTTTGACGAGGTGTGGGCACAATATAAGGATGATGAGAAGTTCAAGAAGGAGAACTTTGAGCTATATCGGTATATGGAGAAGGATGCGGATGGCTACAGACGTTCTGGTATGAAAGTGCCAGTTGAGAACAGGAAAAGGCTTGACGAAGTCAAATCTAAGATTGCCGCAGCCGAATTAGAGTTTTCGTCAAACCTGGGAGAAGAGGTGGAGTATATCGCATTCACTAAGGAGGAGCTAGAGGGTGTCCCGGACACTGTCTTGAACCAATTTGAAAAGATTATCGAAGGCGGTGTCGAAAAGTTCAAAGTTACTTTTAAGTATCCAGACATTGGGCCGGTATTACGCCTGGCCAGCAACCCTGAGACAAGGAGACGCGCTTCTATGGCTGACGAGAATAGGGTAGCTGCGAATGAACCGCTCCTTTTCGAGACGCTAGAATTGCGACGCGAGCTAGCCGATCTACTTGGATTCAAGAATTTTGCAGCATACAATCTTGACGACAAGATGGCGAAAAATGAAGAGACTGTCTTGAAATTTCTCAATGATTTGGTAGagaagctgctgcccgTGGGGAAGAACGATCTCGAAATattgaagaagaagaaggcggAAGATTACAAAAGCAAGAACCTTACTTTTGATGGCGAATTCTATTCCTGGGATACTGGATATTACACCAACAAGATATTGAGGGAGCGCTACAATGTCAACCCTGATGACCTTGCGCAATATTTCCCCGTTGAAAGTGCAATTGAAGGAATGCTAAACATATATACAACGCTCTTTCGCCTGAAGTTTGTAGAAATAACGGACGAATGCGAAAAGAGTGTATGGCACGAGGATGTCAAACAGTTTGCAGTTTGGAACATTGATGATGAGGACAATCCAAAGTTCCAAGGCTGGCTATATTTTGATCTGCATCCTCGTGATGGAAAATACGGCCATGCAGCTAATTTTGGAATGGTTTCTGCATACCGTAAGAGAGATGGCTCCAAATCATACCCAGTTACTATCCTTGTGACTAACTTTTCAAAGCCGACACCTACCAGACCTGCTCTTCTGAAGTTGGGAGAACTCACAACGTTCTTTCATGAGTTAGGCCACGGCATACACGATTTGGTGGGTTCCAATGACTTGGAGTCGCTCAACGGGCCTGGGTCTGTCCCATGGGATTTCGTCGAGGCGCCCTCTCAGATGCTGGAATACTGGACGGCACGGCGTGACGTTTTAACTATGTTATCCAAGCACTACGAGACAGGTGAGAAAATCCCGAAGTCGCTGCTGGATGCCTGGTTTAGTGTTGGCGGCCTCAATTCAGGATTGGCCAACTTGGGCCAACTGAAACTTGGCTTGTTCGACATGTATGTGCACACCCGCGATTACAAAGGAGCGGAGGTACGGAAATTATGGAATGATCTCACCAGAGAGATCGGGCTCATGAACTTAAAAAACTACACTAGCACCGGCTATGACTCCTTTGGACATATTATGGCTGGATATGCTGCTGGCTACTATGGCTACCTTTGGTCCCAGGTTTTTGCTGCAGATATGTACGACACAAAGTTCAAGCCCAACCCATTCAATGCTACGGTGGGTGTGGAATACAGGGACACTATTTTAGCTACCGGTGGACTTTACGATATGACAGATAATTTGAGGAAATTCTTGGGGCGGGATCCCAACAATAAGGCATTCCTCCGCGGACTTGGTCTGAAAGCTAGGTAG
- a CDS encoding AGR407Cp (Non-syntenic homolog of Saccharomyces cerevisiae YPL154C (PEP4)) — MKVQTGLTIAVLASTACALPADGVFRVPVHKKTVNFSEGGTIQAHIAAVSKKHAAAGGVEGRNSTGSDRSYGVDIETYRYTQYSINVTLGTPPQAFSVALDTGLANLWVPSAQCSSWSCVRGKKYMHANSSTYKSSGEEVELASGTGSMQGYLSTDVLGMGDAVLGEQGFAEATSSVLPFIASYQGVFGLGHRELAKGGQVPPIYNMMERGQLKDPMFGIFLPKNLAHINEGEIIFGGYDSTKFAGSLEWLPITKKGFWEVEFNSISTGESTVQGEGLGAILDTGSSLTLLPTEIFDKFNGALEAALGSKTGGRVSCSARETAPEIVFELGGKKFAITGNEYIMPAGSECMVTIRPQASGAQSNVVILGTPFLRKFYSVYDLGSDRVGLAEAI, encoded by the coding sequence ATGAAAGTACAGACGGGGTTGACAATAGCCGTTTTGGCTTCCACGGCATGCGCGCTGCCCGCTGATGGCGTGTTCCGGGTTCCGGTGCACAAGAAGACCGTTAACTTCAGCGAGGGCGGGACGATCCAGGCCCACATCGCTGCGGTGTCGAAGAAGCACGCAGCTGCGGGCGGCGTGGAGGGCCGCAACTCGACTGGGAGCGACAGATCGTACGGCGTGGACATCGAGACCTACCGCTACACGCAGTATTCGATTAACGTGACGCTGGGCACGCCACCACAGGCGTTCTCCGTGGCGCTCGACACGGGTCTTGCGAACTTGTGGGTGCCTTCAGCGCAGTGCTCCAGCTGGAGTTGTGTGCGCGGCAAGAAGTACATGCACGCAAACTCATCGACCTACAAGAGCAGCGGCGAGGAGGTCGAATTGGCATCTGGGACGGGCTCCATGCAGGGGTACTTGTCCACGGACGTGCTCGGCATGGGTGACGCTGTGCTCGGCGAGCAAGGGTTCGCGGAGGCCACGTCGTCGGTTCTACCTTTCATCGCATCGTACCAGGGTGTGTTCGGGCTGGGCCACCGCGAACTAGCGAAGGGCGGACAGGTGCCACCCATCTACAACATGATGGAGCGCGGCCAGCTCAAGGACCCTATGTTCGGCATTTTCCTACCAAAGAACCTTGCACACATCAACGAGGGTGAGATCATCTTCGGTGGCTACGACAGCACTAAGTTCGCCGGCTCGCTAGAGTGGCTACCAATCACCAAGAAGGGCTTCTGGGAGGTTGAGTTCAACTCTATCTCTACCGGCGAGTCGACCGTCCAGGGCGAGGGCCTAGGTGCCATCTTGGACACCGGCTCTTCGTTGACCTTGCTACCAACTGAGATCTTCGACAAGTTCAATGGCGCTCTAGAGGCCGCCCTAGGCAGCAAGACTGGCGGCCGGGTTTCATGCTCCGCCAGAGAAACTGCTCCTGAGATCGTGTTCGAGCTTGGTGGGAAGAAGTTCGCCATTACCGGTAACGAGTACATCATGCCAGCAGGCTCTGAGTGTATGGTCACCATCCGCCCTCAGGCTAGCGGTGCTCAGTCCAACGTCGTGATCCTAGGTACTCCTTTCTTGCGCAAGTTCTACAGTGTCTATGACCTAGGCAGTGACCGCGTCGGTTTGGCAGAGGCTATCTAA